In Pyrus communis chromosome 8, drPyrComm1.1, whole genome shotgun sequence, one genomic interval encodes:
- the LOC137743799 gene encoding transcription factor MYB11-like, with translation MGRAPCCEKVGLKKGRWTADEDEILLSYIQANGEGSWRSLPKNAGLLRCGKSCRLRWINYLRADLKRGNISSQEEDVIIKLHASLGNRWSLIASQLPGRTDNEIKNYWNSHLSRKIDTFRRHTTTIAITTEISTSSLPAGHEVSAAMELGPPPPKRRRGRTSRWAMKKNKTYLTTKPKGLEAPLSQSHHKDVDVSADADDDRLNNVHKATSLPTENNNKTVDTMQDDYVLLIEAPDQQQETGGGGISMMATVIDHQKESDGGKLILGPHPLVHDDGDMNESVGIDGGLLGFTDYLMDDINEDEILDPNGVLALSASEINIHQDADHFTDADHHQDTELPSSCDQLVMCPNKIMMTTTTTTTTAASDDHHDQEQESRSCGGNLSSLSISNSNGQVVTGDLHSCGSSMSLTNASNYDMEDGHTAGGFGTYDHTLWDWESVLIQARTEHDYLWDGHDRQNMLSLLREGESATAAGDDDHADAMVAWLLS, from the exons ATGGGGAGGGCGCCGTGCTGTGAGAAAGTTGGTCTCAAGAAGGGAAGGTGGACTGCGGACGAGGATGAAATCTTACTCAGTTATATCCAGGCCAATGGGGAAGGCTCCTGGAGGTCTTTACCCAAGAATGCTG GGTTGCTGAGGTGTGGTAAGAGTTGCAGATTGAGATGGATAAACTATCTGAGAGCTGACTTAAAGAGAGGAAATATTTCTTCTCAGGAGGAAGATGTCATCATAAAATTGCATGCTTCTTTGGGTAATAG GTGGTCTTTGATAGCGAGTCAATTACCAGGAAGAACCGATAATGAAATAAAGAACTACTGGAATTCTCACTTGAGCAGGAAAATTGACACCTTCAGGAGGCACACCACCACAATCGCCATTACTACTGAAATCAGCACCAGTTCCCTACCAGCTGGTCATGAAGTTTCGGCAGCTATGGAATTAGGTCCTCCCCCTCCTAAAAGAAGACGTGGCAGAACCAGTCGCTGGGCCATGAAGAAGAACAAAACCTACTTGACCACCAAACCCAAAGGCCTCGAGGCCCCGCTGAGCCAGAGCCACCACAAAGACGTTGATGTTTCTGCTGATGCTGATGATGATCGTTTAAATAATGTCCACAAGGCAACTTCCTTGCCtactgaaaataataataaaaccgTGGACACCATGCAAGACGATTACGTGCTACTAATTGAGGCCCCGGACCAGCAGCAGGAAACTGGAGGTGGAGGAATATCAATGATGGCAACGGTCATTGATCATCAGAAAGAAAGTGATGGCGGAAAACTAATTTTAGGACCACATCCACTTGTACACGACGATGGTGATATGAATGAATCTGTCGGCATTGATGGAGGGTTGTTGGGGTTTACTGACTACTTGATGGACGATATTAATGAGGACGAGATACTGGATCCAAATGGTGTTTTGGCTTTAAGTGCAAGTGAAATAAACATTCATCAAGATGCTGATCATTTTACGGACGCGGATCATCATCAGGACACAGAATTACCATCGTCATGTGACCAATTAGTCATGTGTCCAAATAAAATTATGATGACAACGACGACTACTACTACTACGGCAGCCAGTGATGATCATCACGATCAGGAGCAAGAGAGCAGAAGCTGCGGTGGTAATTTGAGCTCGTTGTCGATCTCAAACTCAAACGGACAAGTCGTCACGGGGGACTTGCATTCATGCGGCTCTTCGATGTCACTGACAAATGCTAGTAATTATGATATGGAGGATGGTCATACTGCTGGTGGATTCGGAACTTACGATCATACATTATGGGATTGGGAGAGTGTACTTATCCAAGCTCGGACTGAGCATGACTACTTATGGGATGGCCATGACAGACAAAACATGCTGTCTTTGTTGCGGGAAGGAGAATCTGCTACTGCTGCTGGTGATGATGATCACGCTGATGCCATGGTGGCTTGGCTTCTATCTTGa